From a region of the Neobacillus niacini genome:
- a CDS encoding energy-coupling factor transporter transmembrane component T family protein, with amino-acid sequence MNHKILSYIHQESLIHRLTGAAKLIGFILWSLTAMITYDTRILVVMFILGIMIFLLSKVEFRYISFVFYIFLLFLFINNIAIFLFEPMQGVEMYHTKHEFLHIIGHYTLTAEQLFYQFNLTLKYLTIIPLALLFMVTTHPSEFAASLNKLGVSYRIAYAVALALRYIPDIQRDYQNISLAQQARGIDLSKKQKLTKKLRYASSILMPLIFSSLNRIETISAAIELRGFGSQKRRSWYHERPFTKADYLAIMLIVLLFVFSMIITFLDGNRFYNPFR; translated from the coding sequence ATGAATCATAAAATTCTTTCTTACATTCATCAAGAATCCCTGATTCATCGTCTTACTGGAGCTGCTAAACTGATAGGTTTTATTCTTTGGTCATTAACAGCAATGATAACCTATGATACTAGGATACTTGTTGTTATGTTTATTTTAGGGATTATGATCTTTCTTTTATCGAAGGTCGAATTTCGTTATATTTCTTTTGTATTCTATATATTCTTATTATTTTTGTTTATAAACAATATTGCTATTTTTCTTTTTGAACCGATGCAGGGTGTTGAAATGTACCATACGAAGCATGAGTTTCTTCACATCATTGGACATTATACTTTAACCGCTGAGCAGCTATTCTACCAATTTAATTTAACGCTTAAATATTTGACCATTATTCCACTTGCCTTGTTGTTTATGGTTACGACACATCCCAGTGAATTTGCAGCTTCTCTTAATAAATTAGGAGTAAGCTATCGAATTGCATATGCAGTAGCTCTTGCGCTGCGATATATACCAGATATTCAGCGGGATTATCAAAACATCTCACTAGCTCAACAGGCGCGAGGAATTGATTTATCAAAAAAACAAAAATTGACCAAAAAATTACGCTATGCCTCATCCATTTTAATGCCGTTAATTTTTTCTAGCCTCAATCGGATTGAAACAATAAGTGCTGCGATAGAGCTTCGAGGCTTTGGCAGTCAAAAGAGAAGATCATGGTACCATGAGAGACCCTTTACAAAAGCAGATTATTTAGCCATTATGCTTATTGTACTTTTGTTTGTCTTTTCAATGATCATTACATTTTTGGATGGAAATCGTTTTTATAATCCATTTAGGTAA
- a CDS encoding 2,3-diketo-5-methylthiopentyl-1-phosphate enolase yields MTTDKEYVIATYLVHGHLNFYKKAQDIAVGLTVGTWTDLPKAKKEQMIPHLGKVIEVKVLNHKPDESPKALLMIGYPLVNMKPDIPSILTTVFGKLSMDGQIKLLDLQLPDSLLSEFPGPRFGIDGIRRITGVHNRPLLMSIFKQCIGLPLHELEKEYQNQVDGQVDLVKDDEIFFRDDYAPVQKRIAAFQKYNQQKQANTGKRVLYAVNLTGPVTQLVEQAKQLSNAGASCLLLNVVPYGFDVLHRIAADPDVNVPIIAHPAFTGSFYPSPYYGLSAPLLLGKLMRLSGADIVLFPSPYGSVALPKGEALDLANLLQSPSSIHRPAFPTPSAGIHPGLVPRIIQDFGNNIIINAGGGIHGHPQGTTAGGKAFMDAIQATISGQTLAQAADNSAELRSAIDKWGAL; encoded by the coding sequence GTGACTACCGATAAAGAATATGTGATTGCTACCTATTTAGTTCACGGACATCTTAATTTTTACAAAAAGGCACAAGACATCGCGGTAGGACTTACTGTTGGAACGTGGACAGACCTCCCAAAGGCCAAAAAAGAACAGATGATACCACATTTAGGGAAAGTAATCGAAGTAAAAGTGCTCAATCACAAGCCGGATGAAAGCCCTAAGGCATTATTAATGATCGGCTATCCCCTTGTTAATATGAAGCCAGATATTCCCTCAATCCTCACAACCGTTTTTGGAAAGCTATCAATGGACGGCCAAATTAAATTATTAGATTTACAGCTGCCAGATTCCCTTCTTTCAGAATTTCCAGGACCCCGCTTTGGGATAGATGGAATCAGAAGGATTACAGGCGTTCATAACCGTCCCTTATTAATGAGCATTTTTAAACAATGTATCGGCCTTCCTCTGCACGAACTAGAAAAAGAGTATCAAAACCAAGTTGATGGACAAGTTGACCTTGTAAAAGATGATGAGATTTTCTTTCGTGATGATTATGCACCCGTCCAAAAGCGAATTGCTGCATTTCAAAAATATAATCAACAAAAACAAGCAAACACCGGAAAAAGAGTGCTATATGCAGTAAACCTCACTGGACCCGTTACTCAACTAGTTGAACAAGCAAAACAATTATCTAACGCTGGAGCATCTTGTTTGTTACTAAATGTGGTTCCCTATGGATTTGATGTCCTCCACCGTATTGCCGCCGATCCTGATGTAAATGTTCCAATTATTGCTCATCCTGCGTTTACTGGTTCATTTTATCCATCACCTTACTATGGGCTGTCCGCTCCCTTGCTATTAGGTAAACTAATGCGGCTTTCCGGTGCTGACATTGTTCTTTTTCCTTCTCCTTATGGTTCTGTTGCGCTGCCAAAAGGAGAAGCACTCGATTTAGCTAATCTACTACAATCACCAAGCAGCATTCATCGCCCAGCTTTTCCAACACCTTCTGCAGGAATCCACCCTGGTCTTGTTCCAAGAATAATTCAAGATTTTGGTAATAACATCATTATTAATGCAGGTGGAGGAATTCATGGTCACCCCCAAGGCACAACAGCTGGTGGAAAAGCATTTATGGATGCGATTCAAGCAACAATTTCAGGTCAAACGCTTGCTCAAGCAGCAGATAACTCTGCTGAACTTCGTTCTGCGATCGACAAATGGGGTGCTTTATAA
- a CDS encoding CBO0543 family protein, which yields MERIILWALLLVGITLLIFSLRKPFIKDWILIFLLNAYLSTLIGVLVVEENMLEYPIRFLDNYFTSSLLYEYLLFPVVCIYLYQKTYHSSFKGIFLYCLLFTSALTVIEVLLERYTDLIEYHTWTWMHTFISTFILMFFIRSIMQLINQKVS from the coding sequence ATGGAAAGAATCATTTTGTGGGCATTGTTACTAGTTGGAATTACCCTATTAATATTCAGTTTAAGAAAGCCCTTCATCAAAGACTGGATTTTAATTTTTTTATTGAATGCTTATCTTTCAACATTAATTGGCGTTCTTGTTGTAGAAGAAAACATGCTTGAATATCCAATAAGGTTTTTAGATAACTATTTCACTTCGAGCCTTCTGTATGAATATCTTCTCTTTCCCGTTGTTTGTATTTACTTATATCAAAAAACGTATCACTCCAGCTTTAAAGGCATTTTTCTATATTGTTTATTGTTCACCTCTGCTTTAACAGTCATTGAGGTTCTACTTGAAAGATATACCGATTTAATTGAATACCATACATGGACATGGATGCACACATTTATTAGCACCTTTATTCTAATGTTTTTTATCCGCAGTATTATGCAATTAATAAATCAAAAGGTAAGTTAA
- a CDS encoding VOC family protein: protein MGRLVHFEIHVSDMERAKKFYGEVFGWEYQDYSEYAGMPYFGAVTGDENEPGINGALMQRQSAPPEQNHALNGFACTMGVENYDVTEAKILENGGKVALPKYALPGMAWQGYYIDTEGNVFGIHQPDANAK from the coding sequence ATGGGAAGATTAGTTCATTTCGAAATTCATGTGAGTGACATGGAACGGGCAAAGAAGTTTTATGGAGAGGTATTCGGATGGGAATATCAAGATTATAGTGAATATGCAGGTATGCCATATTTTGGTGCAGTGACGGGGGATGAAAATGAACCTGGAATCAATGGTGCTTTAATGCAGCGACAAAGTGCTCCGCCGGAACAAAACCATGCTTTAAATGGATTTGCTTGTACAATGGGAGTGGAAAATTACGATGTAACGGAAGCAAAAATACTTGAGAATGGCGGCAAAGTGGCACTGCCTAAATATGCACTGCCTGGAATGGCGTGGCAAGGATACTATATTGACACCGAAGGCAATGTATTTGGTATTCATCAACCTGATGCCAATGCAAAATAG
- a CDS encoding methylthioribulose 1-phosphate dehydratase has translation MAKINLEAIQKAFNTLQTVKDTFSKKGWFPATSGNLSVRVKDPPLEKNQSIIAITSSGKDKSIHTPEDYILVNMDGSLVLPSNLKPSAETLIHTSIYQQIPNCQAVFHVHTIPNNLISELYANQGKVTFINHEIIKAFDIWKEDASITIPIVENYFSIPKLAEEISNVIQPEVPGVLIRNHGIYVWGDSDFTAKRHLEAFEFLFEYQMNMYFLKKFK, from the coding sequence ATGGCAAAAATAAATCTTGAAGCCATTCAAAAAGCCTTTAATACTCTACAAACCGTAAAAGACACATTTTCAAAAAAGGGCTGGTTTCCCGCAACGAGCGGGAACTTATCCGTTCGAGTCAAAGATCCACCATTAGAGAAAAATCAGTCAATTATCGCAATAACCTCTAGTGGAAAAGACAAATCCATTCACACTCCAGAGGATTATATTTTAGTTAATATGGATGGAAGCCTTGTACTTCCCAGCAACTTAAAACCTTCTGCTGAAACATTAATTCACACCTCTATTTATCAACAAATCCCTAATTGTCAAGCAGTTTTTCATGTCCATACGATTCCTAATAATCTTATTTCTGAGCTTTATGCTAATCAAGGAAAAGTTACCTTCATTAACCATGAAATTATTAAAGCATTTGATATTTGGAAAGAAGATGCCTCAATAACCATTCCAATAGTAGAAAATTATTTTTCCATTCCAAAATTAGCAGAAGAAATCAGCAATGTTATCCAACCCGAGGTTCCAGGAGTTTTAATCCGCAATCATGGCATATATGTTTGGGGCGATAGTGATTTTACAGCTAAACGACATTTAGAAGCATTTGAATTTCTTTTTGAATATCAAATGAATATGTATTTCCTAAAAAAGTTCAAATAA
- a CDS encoding MmcQ/YjbR family DNA-binding protein — translation MKALEAKVMLENVRKICLALPEAAELIDGFGHNTFKINGKSFVISGENENGFSLSFKSDWETQEILLLKEHFYKTPYIGHHGWVSIQNPAEEHWDELTDLIQEAYLRAAPKRLVKNWNELYNR, via the coding sequence ATGAAAGCATTAGAAGCAAAAGTCATGCTTGAAAATGTGCGCAAAATCTGTCTAGCACTTCCCGAAGCAGCTGAACTTATCGACGGTTTTGGCCACAATACGTTTAAAATCAATGGAAAATCCTTCGTAATATCAGGTGAAAACGAGAATGGATTTAGCTTGTCTTTTAAGTCAGATTGGGAAACTCAAGAAATATTGCTCCTGAAAGAGCATTTTTACAAAACCCCATATATCGGACATCACGGCTGGGTATCTATTCAAAATCCTGCTGAGGAGCATTGGGATGAATTAACCGATTTAATTCAAGAAGCTTATCTGCGAGCTGCACCGAAGCGTCTGGTTAAGAATTGGAATGAATTATATAATCGATGA
- a CDS encoding ECF-type riboflavin transporter substrate-binding protein: MNSKVLSIKTVVAIGIGAAVFIILSRFGSIPTGIPNTNVETSYAFLALMSLLYGPVAGLLIGLIGHTIKDAVFYGAPWFSWIIASGVVGLLIGLAASRIKLRDGEFGGKAIISFNIIQVITNSIAWFLIAPTLDIFIYAEPANKVYIQGLVAGAANIVTIGVLGTLLAIAYAKTRPKKGSLTREL, encoded by the coding sequence ATGAATTCGAAAGTGCTATCGATTAAAACGGTTGTCGCAATCGGTATTGGTGCTGCGGTGTTTATAATTTTAAGCAGGTTTGGTTCGATTCCAACAGGCATACCAAATACAAACGTAGAAACATCATATGCTTTCCTAGCACTAATGTCATTACTTTACGGTCCTGTCGCTGGATTGCTGATTGGATTAATTGGTCATACGATTAAGGACGCTGTTTTTTATGGAGCACCCTGGTTTAGCTGGATTATCGCTTCAGGAGTCGTAGGATTATTAATAGGATTAGCAGCATCACGGATCAAGCTTCGGGATGGGGAATTTGGTGGAAAAGCTATTATTTCTTTTAATATCATTCAAGTTATTACTAACTCAATTGCATGGTTTTTAATTGCTCCCACTTTAGATATCTTCATATATGCAGAACCAGCCAATAAAGTATATATTCAAGGCCTTGTAGCGGGTGCGGCTAATATAGTAACCATTGGTGTTTTAGGAACCTTGCTAGCAATAGCATATGCAAAAACGCGTCCTAAAAAAGGCAGCTTGACTCGAGAATTGTAA
- a CDS encoding ABC transporter ATP-binding protein: protein MRKPVIEFTNFSFHYRTQSSPTLSGINLTIYEGEKILIIGPSGSGKSTLGHCINGLVPFFYPGEISGSLKIFGKETKKESIFKLSSMVGTVLQDPDAQFIGLTAAEDIAFKLENQFVPQEELFESVNRVAELVDMTEHLNSTPQDLSGGQKQRVTLAGSMIDNNVNILLFDEPLANLDPATGKTAIELIDRIHKQTGKTTIIIEHRLEDVLLGEIDRIVIIDEGCILADLTPNELLSSNLLIDTGIREPLYLTALRYAGCTITPMLKPKSLKTLNIEVNKTKLHAWYEAAGYAEKKPKNDVLLELKNIHFGYSKTKEIIKDVSFKINKGELLSLIGKNGAGKSTLAKLICGFYLPTAGEILYEGENLIGQSIKERGDHIGFVLQNPNQMISQNFIFDEVALGLKFRGVPDKDIEDQVFYALKICGLYELRNWPISALSFGQKKRVTIASVLVLGPKLILLDEPTAGQDYKHYNEIMEFLWNLNQQGITIIMITHDMHLMLEYTNRAIVISEGQKIKEDEPANILTDEEVIRLANLKETSLYQLAKKADFFDQRDFVKRFIHFDRRTRQL from the coding sequence ATGAGAAAACCAGTTATTGAATTTACTAATTTTAGTTTCCACTACCGGACACAGTCCTCTCCAACACTAAGTGGTATTAATTTGACTATTTATGAAGGAGAAAAAATTCTAATTATAGGACCATCAGGGTCTGGAAAAAGTACATTAGGACATTGTATAAATGGATTGGTTCCCTTTTTTTATCCTGGTGAAATTTCAGGGAGTTTAAAGATTTTTGGAAAAGAAACAAAAAAGGAAAGTATTTTTAAGCTATCATCAATGGTTGGTACGGTGTTACAGGATCCTGATGCCCAATTCATCGGTTTAACTGCAGCAGAGGATATTGCGTTTAAACTTGAGAATCAGTTTGTTCCACAAGAAGAGCTATTTGAATCAGTGAACCGGGTTGCTGAACTGGTGGATATGACAGAGCATTTGAATTCAACTCCACAGGACCTTTCTGGAGGACAAAAGCAAAGGGTCACACTTGCAGGAAGTATGATTGATAATAATGTAAATATTCTTCTTTTTGATGAACCCTTGGCAAATTTGGACCCTGCAACAGGGAAAACGGCGATTGAACTTATCGACCGTATTCATAAGCAAACTGGAAAGACAACGATCATTATAGAGCATCGATTGGAAGATGTGCTGCTTGGTGAGATAGATCGTATTGTAATTATAGATGAGGGTTGCATCTTAGCGGATTTGACACCAAATGAATTATTAAGCTCAAATCTGCTTATAGATACGGGCATCCGTGAACCGCTCTATCTGACAGCTTTGAGATATGCAGGATGTACGATCACTCCAATGCTGAAGCCTAAAAGTTTAAAGACATTAAACATTGAAGTCAATAAAACGAAGCTTCATGCATGGTATGAGGCCGCGGGATATGCCGAGAAAAAACCAAAAAATGATGTACTTTTAGAGCTGAAAAATATTCATTTCGGGTATTCAAAAACAAAAGAGATTATTAAAGATGTTTCATTCAAGATTAACAAAGGAGAATTATTATCTTTAATCGGTAAAAATGGAGCTGGAAAATCTACCCTTGCCAAGTTAATATGCGGTTTTTATCTTCCTACAGCAGGGGAAATCTTATATGAAGGTGAAAATCTTATAGGTCAATCCATAAAAGAGCGGGGAGATCATATTGGCTTTGTACTGCAGAACCCTAATCAAATGATTTCTCAAAATTTCATATTTGATGAAGTAGCACTAGGATTAAAATTCCGTGGAGTACCAGATAAAGATATAGAAGATCAAGTATTTTATGCTTTAAAAATCTGCGGGCTTTATGAATTAAGAAATTGGCCCATATCGGCCTTAAGCTTCGGGCAGAAAAAGAGAGTGACGATTGCATCCGTATTAGTGCTAGGACCCAAATTAATTTTATTGGACGAGCCAACAGCCGGTCAGGACTATAAACACTATAACGAAATTATGGAGTTTCTGTGGAACTTAAATCAACAAGGAATCACCATTATCATGATTACCCACGATATGCATTTGATGCTCGAATATACAAACAGAGCCATTGTAATATCAGAGGGACAAAAGATAAAAGAAGACGAACCTGCCAACATCCTTACAGATGAAGAGGTTATCCGTCTGGCTAATTTAAAAGAAACATCCCTCTATCAATTAGCTAAAAAAGCAGATTTTTTTGACCAACGAGACTTTGTCAAACGCTTCATTCATTTTGATCGGAGGACCCGACAGCTATGA
- a CDS encoding carbohydrate kinase family protein, with the protein MEKQGVISLGEPFVDFISTDSTNTKFRQLLGGATVNLAVGTSRLGLPTYYLCELGTDSNGQFVVQELEKEGVNLEFSVRTASKRMCGVYVHLTESGDRNFHSYINPTPDNVLSEDELRREVFEKTRIFYFGSGTLFQQKSKATSQAALQYAKEFSNLIAFDANLRLKRWESERDCRQTVVSFLKQATIVKLAEDELNFLTETNSLEAGLEKTLKWDIPYLFITMGGKGACGVMNGNKVFSPAPKVDSIDTTGAGDAFMAGLLYCFHEKGMPAGKTELTEYLQFANRVGAQATTKIGSLTSRMDFMELKKHFEK; encoded by the coding sequence TTGGAAAAACAAGGAGTTATATCACTAGGAGAACCTTTTGTAGATTTTATTTCAACGGATAGTACCAATACCAAATTCCGGCAGTTGTTAGGAGGCGCTACAGTTAACCTGGCAGTCGGAACCAGCAGACTTGGCCTGCCTACTTATTATTTGTGTGAATTGGGTACAGATTCAAACGGTCAATTTGTGGTACAAGAATTAGAAAAAGAGGGAGTTAATCTTGAGTTTTCTGTTCGCACTGCTTCGAAAAGAATGTGTGGGGTCTATGTCCATCTAACAGAAAGTGGAGATCGAAACTTCCATTCCTATATAAACCCTACCCCGGATAATGTCTTAAGCGAAGACGAATTAAGAAGAGAGGTATTTGAGAAGACAAGAATTTTTTATTTTGGGTCAGGTACCCTTTTTCAACAAAAATCTAAAGCGACATCACAGGCTGCGTTACAATATGCTAAAGAATTTTCCAATCTCATCGCCTTTGATGCCAATCTTCGTTTAAAGCGGTGGGAAAGCGAGCGCGATTGCCGACAAACAGTGGTTTCATTCCTTAAACAGGCTACTATCGTCAAGCTAGCTGAAGATGAGTTAAATTTTTTAACGGAAACAAATTCACTTGAGGCCGGATTGGAAAAAACATTAAAATGGGACATTCCATACCTATTTATCACGATGGGAGGGAAAGGTGCTTGTGGAGTGATGAATGGAAACAAAGTTTTCAGCCCTGCTCCAAAGGTAGATTCAATTGATACAACCGGTGCAGGAGACGCTTTTATGGCTGGACTTTTGTATTGCTTCCACGAAAAGGGCATGCCAGCAGGGAAGACAGAATTAACGGAGTATCTTCAATTTGCCAATCGTGTTGGGGCTCAAGCGACAACCAAAATTGGATCTTTAACTTCTAGAATGGATTTTATGGAGTTGAAAAAACATTTTGAGAAGTAA
- a CDS encoding 1,2-dihydroxy-3-keto-5-methylthiopentene dioxygenase has product MANIRIRNTNKRLTKEQEVTSFLDKHGVLYEHWDMDKLSNKLRNQFLLSNEDKEEILRTYDDEIRSLANRRGYAEWDVVALSDATPNLDELLKKFENVHVHTEDEVRAITAGNGIFTIKGEEGYFDVELSPGDVISVPVNTPHFFTLMENRQVVAVRLFIDSSGWVAHPYEDPEFKQ; this is encoded by the coding sequence ATGGCGAATATTCGCATTCGTAATACAAATAAAAGATTAACAAAAGAACAAGAGGTTACAAGTTTCTTAGATAAACATGGTGTCCTTTATGAGCATTGGGACATGGACAAGCTATCCAACAAGCTGCGTAATCAGTTTTTACTTTCAAATGAGGACAAAGAAGAAATTCTAAGGACCTATGATGACGAAATTAGATCCCTTGCAAATCGACGCGGCTATGCTGAATGGGACGTTGTTGCATTGTCAGATGCTACTCCAAACTTAGACGAGCTATTAAAAAAGTTTGAAAACGTACATGTGCATACAGAGGATGAAGTACGTGCAATTACAGCTGGAAATGGAATTTTCACGATCAAGGGTGAAGAAGGTTATTTTGATGTAGAATTATCTCCGGGAGATGTGATTTCTGTTCCCGTAAACACACCACATTTCTTTACTTTAATGGAAAACCGCCAAGTTGTGGCCGTTCGCTTGTTTATTGATTCTTCAGGATGGGTTGCACATCCATATGAAGATCCTGAGTTTAAACAATAA
- a CDS encoding M4 family metallopeptidase, with protein sequence MKKKFIIPVALSTAMLVGSIPVSSVFAQPANTKVVNSVQASKEWNEKASVPLFVKERFAEKFSSSTSTEALNYLKKNEGKTGINNPDKNLKVKSVQKDRLGMTHVRFNQAVNGVNVEGSEVVVHFNENNEVVSVNGRVNQTIAEDAVDTAASLSSDTALKTALSSVNAPEELTYEPTTELVVLPFEGENYTAYKVNINFMGDEPGNWFVFVDANTGKVIDQYNGLMHSDEMKTQKGAGKGVHGEHRELHITQVKEPNAGTKFALADYSHENLGGIVTYDAKNDNTSSNDTVYVGNSAAFIGDYDRALVDAHYNSEKVYEYYLNEHGRNSLDGEGMAIISRVHYGNNYNNASWNGRWMTYGDGDGVFMTSLSAGLDVAAHEMTHGVITHSANLVYRNQSGALNESFADVFGALVDDSDWEMGEDIMAPAAKADGVTVLRSLSNPNSVVVSNEQRRAYSTNGGVYPDHMDEFYNMPTSVDGGGVHVNSSITNHAAYLIGQEIGRERLGQIYYRALTVYLTPNSDFSDARQAIVQSAIDLYGEGSEEEAAANDGFDAVGIN encoded by the coding sequence ATGAAGAAAAAGTTTATTATACCTGTAGCTCTGTCGACAGCGATGTTGGTAGGTTCTATCCCAGTTAGTAGTGTTTTTGCGCAGCCGGCTAATACAAAGGTCGTTAATAGTGTACAAGCTTCTAAGGAATGGAATGAGAAAGCAAGTGTTCCATTATTTGTGAAGGAGCGATTTGCAGAGAAATTCTCTTCTAGTACCTCTACCGAAGCATTAAATTATTTGAAGAAAAACGAAGGCAAAACCGGAATTAATAATCCGGATAAGAATCTAAAAGTGAAGAGTGTACAAAAAGATAGACTTGGTATGACTCATGTCCGCTTTAATCAGGCAGTAAATGGAGTAAATGTAGAAGGGTCAGAGGTTGTTGTGCATTTTAATGAGAATAATGAAGTGGTATCCGTAAACGGAAGAGTAAATCAGACGATTGCGGAAGATGCAGTGGACACTGCTGCCTCTTTAAGTAGTGATACTGCACTAAAGACGGCTTTATCCTCTGTCAACGCTCCTGAAGAGCTGACCTATGAGCCAACTACTGAGCTTGTTGTCCTTCCTTTTGAAGGGGAAAATTATACAGCCTATAAAGTGAATATTAACTTCATGGGGGATGAGCCTGGGAACTGGTTTGTCTTTGTGGATGCTAACACAGGAAAAGTCATCGATCAGTATAATGGCTTAATGCATTCCGATGAAATGAAAACACAAAAAGGTGCTGGAAAAGGTGTACATGGTGAGCACAGGGAATTACATATTACGCAAGTAAAGGAACCGAATGCTGGAACAAAGTTTGCGTTAGCAGATTACTCTCATGAGAACCTTGGAGGAATCGTAACGTACGACGCCAAAAATGATAACACTTCTAGTAATGATACTGTTTATGTTGGCAATTCTGCTGCCTTTATCGGCGACTATGATCGGGCGCTGGTCGATGCACACTATAATTCTGAAAAGGTATATGAATATTACCTAAATGAGCATGGCCGCAATTCCCTTGATGGGGAAGGAATGGCAATCATTTCTAGAGTTCACTATGGTAACAATTATAACAATGCCTCTTGGAATGGGCGTTGGATGACCTATGGTGATGGTGACGGTGTGTTCATGACGTCTCTATCAGCTGGTCTTGACGTTGCTGCTCACGAAATGACCCACGGTGTCATCACTCATTCTGCGAATCTAGTATACCGCAATCAATCTGGAGCTCTAAACGAATCGTTTGCTGACGTCTTTGGTGCGCTCGTTGATGATAGTGATTGGGAAATGGGCGAGGATATTATGGCTCCGGCTGCCAAAGCTGACGGTGTAACCGTATTGCGCAGCTTAAGTAATCCAAACAGTGTTGTTGTCAGCAACGAGCAAAGAAGAGCGTATAGCACAAATGGCGGAGTCTATCCAGACCATATGGATGAGTTTTATAACATGCCAACTTCTGTTGATGGCGGCGGTGTTCATGTAAACTCTTCGATTACAAACCATGCTGCATACTTGATTGGCCAAGAAATCGGCAGAGAAAGATTAGGGCAAATCTATTATCGTGCGTTAACGGTTTATTTAACTCCAAATTCCGATTTCAGCGATGCCCGCCAGGCGATTGTTCAGTCTGCTATTGATCTTTATGGTGAAGGCAGCGAAGAAGAGGCTGCAGCGAACGATGGATTTGATGCGGTAGGAATTAACTAA
- a CDS encoding 2-hydroxy-3-keto-5-methylthiopentenyl-1-phosphate phosphatase, with product MIIFCDFDGTITENDNIIKIMKYYNPPGWETIKDDILAGRISIRKGVGRLFGLLPASYREEITNYAIRQATIRPGFDQFIQFCQEHNIRLLITSGGIDFFVHPILSRYSVPKQNIYCNSSDFSGKQIQILWPYSCDSLCTMDCGMCKPSILRSHSSIDNIKVVIGDSITDLAAAKMADLVIARDYLLQKCQEHSLPYNQFVTFYDVIEILKQLNN from the coding sequence ATGATTATATTTTGCGACTTTGATGGAACAATCACTGAAAATGACAACATCATAAAAATTATGAAGTATTATAATCCACCTGGTTGGGAAACCATCAAGGATGATATTTTAGCTGGGAGAATTAGTATTCGAAAAGGTGTAGGACGCTTGTTTGGGCTATTACCTGCATCTTACCGAGAAGAAATCACTAATTACGCTATTAGGCAAGCAACTATTCGACCTGGTTTTGATCAGTTTATTCAATTTTGTCAGGAGCATAATATTCGTCTTTTGATAACTAGTGGAGGAATAGACTTTTTCGTTCATCCAATTTTGTCACGCTATTCTGTCCCAAAACAAAATATATATTGTAATTCGAGTGATTTTAGCGGTAAACAAATTCAAATTCTTTGGCCTTATTCATGTGATTCACTTTGCACCATGGATTGCGGAATGTGTAAACCAAGTATTCTTCGTTCCCATTCGAGTATAGATAATATAAAAGTTGTCATTGGAGATAGTATTACAGATTTGGCGGCAGCCAAAATGGCTGATCTTGTTATTGCAAGAGATTACCTTTTACAGAAATGCCAAGAGCATTCTCTTCCTTATAACCAATTCGTGACATTTTATGATGTAATAGAAATTTTAAAGCAGTTAAATAATTAA